Genomic segment of Chitinophaga varians:
GCCTGACAACAGGATGAGGTACCGTATCAGCAACCGTAGCAGGAGCAAGCCTGTGAGTGCGCCATGCTGCACCATCAACAGGGACAAGGTGCCTTGCTCTTTTTCCTGTGACAGCAGATGACAGCTCATACAGATTGATAGTAACGGCATCAGGTAAATCACCAGGAAGGCAGTATCAAAATTGCCGGTGGCCAGTTGCAACGGGTTACTGATTTTTTCTTCCGCAGGCGCATAGCTGCTTTTCACAGCTATGGGATAATAATATTTGGCAAGGTCGCTCATGCCGACAGACAATGCCGCTGCCGGCGCCGGTGGATACCATGCTACGGCATGCAGCTTGTGATCGGCCACAACAGGCCAGCTCGCGGCTATGTAGGCGGCTTTGCCCTGTGGCGTGCTGGTGTCGGCATGTAGCTGTGTGCGCAACATGGTCAGCTGTTGTTGATAATATTGTTGCAGACTGTCCACTGCCGCGTGTTGTTTTGCAGACACATGATGACCATAATACAGTGCCGCCACTGCAGCGGGCAACAGGATGGCCGCCACTACCGGCAGCAGCCTGGTGCGGCATAATAAGCGCCATTCCTGTTGCGCTACGGACAGATATTTATTGAATCGGTGCATGTCTGGCAGAACGGTTTAAAAGTGAAATAGTGATCATCAACCATAACAGTAAAGACAAGGCGGGCAACCACTGCTTTCGCAATACCTGTGCAGTGGCCGGAGGCTGGTATTGGAAAACCGGCATCTGCCCGTACAGCTGATGGCCTTGTTGTCCGCCATAGGCCATGGCATTGTTCAGCCGGCGGATGAACATATTGCGGTACTGTGTTGCAGCCTGATTGAAATGATACTGATGCTCATAGTCGGTGCCGCACAGCGCCATGGAAATACTACGGATGGCGAGATACGGATCTGCCAGTGCCAGGTTGTGCTGTACGCTGTTTTGTAGCCGTATCAGACTGTCAGTCATGGCAGCATATTTTTCGTATACCCGTTGCGCATAGTCTTCGTCTGCCTGTAGCCGGACAGCGTCAAAATTTATGGGCAGCTGATCGATGCTGCTGACTTTGTACTGCTGTAGCGTGGCCTGTTCCAGGCGGGCGGTACGGGCATCTCTGGGATCGTTGCCGTCGATGCCCGATTTGATGGCCCGATCAATTTTTTCCTGTACTGCCGGTTGGGATGGCAGCGGATAAAGCGCTTCTCCCGTAGCAGCCGCCAGCCGGGGCAGCAGGATATGCCAGCATAACCAGATGCCACATAACAGTAACAACGACTGTCCGGCGTGGCGGGCCACTGTAGAGAGCCAGAGGCCGAGCAACACAAAGATGCCGGCATAGCAGCCATAACTAACCACCAATAGTAATATGTGCGGCCAAGCGCTGCCGCTGGCCATCATCGGGAAATACAGCAACATGGAGAGTGACAGCATAACGGCCATCACGCTTAGGTATAGCAGTGCCTTGCCGTGTATAATGCTGCGGAGAGTGGCGCCCTGTACCAGCTGTAACCGCAGCGTGCCGCTGTTTTTCTCCTGTGTATAACTGTTGAAACACAGGAAGAAAAGAAACAACGGAAAAAACAGTTGCAGCACCGTTGCGGGTGTAAGCGCGCCAAAGCGCAGGTAAAGATCAGCAGGCTGCAGTGGCGGCGTGGCCATGTTGTGCTGTACATGCGCTTCAATGCGCATGGCGTTGCCGGTGAACGGGTCCAGTCCATTATCGAACCGGCTCAGAGGAGTGAGCGGTTTGAAAATATACGTACCGAAATGCGCGGCACTGTGTGGATCATCGGCGCGCAACTGTTCCCACTGCTGCCGGAACTGCCGGTTGGCAGCTTCACGCTGTTGCTCCTCCTGCCGGTACAGCAGGCGGGAGCCGGCGGCGGCGATACCGGATAGCACCAGTGCAGACAACAGGGTGATGGCCATGGTGTAATTACGCGACACCATGTGCCATTCTTTGATGGCAATTATGCTGAACATATCGGAATGTTTGTTACCAGGTGGATGTTTCCATAAATTCCATGTAGCTGTTTTCCAGTGTATAGTGATCTGTGGCCGCAGCGTCCATGATGGTCAGCAGATGGCCGTCCCGCATAATACCGATACGGGTGGCGACTTCTTTGGCGCGGTAGATATCATGGGTTGCCATTAATACGGCACGGCCTTCCTGGCTGAAGCGCCGCAGCAATGCGGAGAACTCATTGCTGGCGCCGGGGTCCAGCCCGGAGGTGGGTTCGTCCAGCAGCAGGGCGCCGGCGTTTTTAGCAGTGGCTATGGCGATGCCTACTTTCTGCCGCATACCCTTGGAATAACTTTGTACCGGCCTATGAAGGGCTGACTCCTGCAAGCCTGCGTCCAGCAATAATTTGATGGCGGCATCTTTCGGAAGCTGTTCACCCGTGAGCGAATGGAAAAAGGTGAGGTTCTCCAGCCCGCTCAGGTAAGGGTAGAGGGTAACGGTCTCAGGTATATAAGCGAGGTGCCGCCGTGCTTCCTGTGGCCGGCCGTATACCGGTATCCCGTTTACCAGCGCCTCTCCGGACGTGGGCGTCAGGAACCCCAGGAAACAACTGATGGTGGTGGTTTTGCCGGCACCGTTAGGTCCCAGCAGGCAGAAAATTTCACCTTTGGCTACAGACAGGTCGAGCGCGTGCAGCGCGGTATGCCGGCCAAATG
This window contains:
- a CDS encoding DUF3526 domain-containing protein is translated as MFSIIAIKEWHMVSRNYTMAITLLSALVLSGIAAAGSRLLYRQEEQQREAANRQFRQQWEQLRADDPHSAAHFGTYIFKPLTPLSRFDNGLDPFTGNAMRIEAHVQHNMATPPLQPADLYLRFGALTPATVLQLFFPLFLFFLCFNSYTQEKNSGTLRLQLVQGATLRSIIHGKALLYLSVMAVMLSLSMLLYFPMMASGSAWPHILLLVVSYGCYAGIFVLLGLWLSTVARHAGQSLLLLCGIWLCWHILLPRLAAATGEALYPLPSQPAVQEKIDRAIKSGIDGNDPRDARTARLEQATLQQYKVSSIDQLPINFDAVRLQADEDYAQRVYEKYAAMTDSLIRLQNSVQHNLALADPYLAIRSISMALCGTDYEHQYHFNQAATQYRNMFIRRLNNAMAYGGQQGHQLYGQMPVFQYQPPATAQVLRKQWLPALSLLLWLMITISLLNRSARHAPIQ
- a CDS encoding ABC transporter ATP-binding protein, giving the protein MLQAIALTKTFGRHTALHALDLSVAKGEIFCLLGPNGAGKTTTISCFLGFLTPTSGEALVNGIPVYGRPQEARRHLAYIPETVTLYPYLSGLENLTFFHSLTGEQLPKDAAIKLLLDAGLQESALHRPVQSYSKGMRQKVGIAIATAKNAGALLLDEPTSGLDPGASNEFSALLRRFSQEGRAVLMATHDIYRAKEVATRIGIMRDGHLLTIMDAAATDHYTLENSYMEFMETSTW